From the Candidatus Micrarchaeia archaeon genome, one window contains:
- a CDS encoding helix-turn-helix domain-containing protein translates to MKNNKNNKSKVSKKNIKGKKTETKKIITGIISSLKQGDKSISEVAEDAHINWETAQTYLNILTQTGILEKQTQGNKIMYTLLQKQENTLFGLPLSKEKQNIINFIFSKIKEEYKKLHNKDPNRTYMQKTTVEIIKQANLNIPVVWYLYGKICICLYAEDKEYEFKNFKEMKEIEKIIKNNIKEYDFESTRKMKEKQYKENSIYQIKEILNSKLLENRNIQKDFMEFYKEIIQNGLDGETADILNEFSSLIYENQDLSHLFNEIWRFIALKIASKDLEKYYSIELLNYLFEDRVKEQENIISDIFREIFEKIEYPETDKKLIDLQEKTSKKAE, encoded by the coding sequence ATGAAAAATAATAAAAACAACAAAAGTAAGGTAAGTAAAAAAAATATTAAAGGCAAAAAAACAGAAACAAAGAAAATAATAACAGGAATAATTTCGTCTTTAAAACAAGGAGATAAATCTATAAGTGAAGTAGCCGAAGATGCGCATATTAATTGGGAAACAGCGCAAACTTATTTAAATATTTTAACTCAAACAGGAATTTTAGAAAAACAAACTCAAGGAAATAAAATAATGTACACCTTATTACAAAAACAGGAAAACACTTTGTTTGGTCTTCCTTTAAGCAAAGAAAAACAAAATATAATAAATTTCATATTCTCAAAAATAAAAGAAGAATATAAAAAACTGCATAATAAAGATCCAAATAGAACATATATGCAAAAAACAACAGTGGAAATAATAAAACAAGCAAATCTGAATATTCCTGTTGTATGGTATCTATATGGAAAAATATGCATATGTTTATACGCAGAAGATAAAGAATATGAATTTAAGAATTTTAAAGAAATGAAAGAAATAGAAAAAATAATAAAAAATAATATTAAAGAATATGATTTTGAAAGTACAAGAAAAATGAAAGAAAAACAATATAAAGAAAATTCCATTTATCAGATTAAAGAAATTTTAAATTCAAAATTATTGGAAAATAGAAATATTCAAAAAGATTTTATGGAATTTTATAAAGAGATAATTCAAAATGGATTGGATGGAGAAACAGCAGATATATTAAACGAATTCTCATCATTAATTTATGAAAATCAAGATTTATCTCATTTATTTAATGAAATTTGGAGATTTATAGCTTTAAAAATAGCTTCAAAAGATTTGGAAAAATATTATTCTATAGAACTGTTAAACTATTTATTTGAAGATAGAGTAAAAGAACAGGAAAATATTATTAGTGATATTTTTAGAGAGATATTTGAAAAAATCGAATACCCAGAAACAGATAAAAAACTTATAGATCTTCAAGAAAAAACAAGTAAGAAGGCTGAATAA
- a CDS encoding ATP-binding protein, which yields MENDRIKQYIMDFQGKDFSSIISRNIEIKPSNKIHTIIGPRRTGKTYLMYKLINDLKVSDINRNQMVYLNFENPLFYDLNFKQIREIIELHWSLFPETTNKKLHIFIDEPQVIKNWEVAIREIYDNFNCHIFITGSSSKLLSKEIATSLRGRAITTHLLPLSFKEFLKFRKFESNVNKLNTKEKAILSNLFDEYLKFGGYPEISLEQNETEKLKILKNYFDLVIYKDLIERYKITNTKLIKWFIDYLISSLTKETSINNVYNTLKSKQIKISKNTLYDYFSMLEDSFFIFPVRRFDYSIKNENLSIPKIYLNDHGFLNLFSIEEFGKRIENIVYLELLRKQHINPIQKINYWKSADNKEVDFIVGEGKNIKQAIQVCYDINDERTKQREITSLVRCLEYFKLKEGLIITRNTKSEEKVDGKKIRIIPIIEWLLIK from the coding sequence ATGGAAAATGATCGTATCAAGCAATATATAATGGATTTTCAAGGGAAAGATTTTTCTTCGATTATATCTAGAAATATTGAGATCAAACCTTCAAACAAAATACATACTATTATTGGGCCGAGAAGAACAGGTAAAACATACTTAATGTACAAACTGATAAATGATTTAAAAGTTTCTGATATAAATCGAAATCAGATGGTATATCTTAACTTTGAAAATCCTCTTTTTTACGATTTAAATTTTAAACAAATAAGAGAAATAATTGAATTACATTGGTCTTTGTTTCCTGAAACAACAAATAAAAAACTGCATATATTTATTGATGAACCGCAAGTGATAAAAAATTGGGAAGTAGCAATACGAGAAATTTATGATAATTTTAATTGCCACATTTTTATTACTGGGTCTTCATCAAAATTATTGAGTAAAGAAATTGCAACTTCTCTTAGGGGAAGAGCAATAACCACTCATTTATTGCCCTTATCCTTCAAAGAATTCCTAAAATTTAGAAAATTTGAGAGTAATGTAAATAAATTGAATACAAAAGAGAAAGCAATTTTATCAAACCTTTTTGATGAATATCTAAAGTTTGGGGGATATCCTGAAATATCACTCGAACAAAACGAAACTGAAAAACTCAAAATATTAAAAAATTATTTTGATTTAGTTATATATAAAGATTTAATTGAAAGATACAAAATAACAAATACAAAGTTGATAAAATGGTTTATTGATTATCTAATAAGTTCTCTAACTAAAGAAACTAGTATAAATAATGTTTATAATACTCTTAAGTCAAAACAAATTAAAATTAGTAAAAATACACTTTATGATTACTTCAGTATGCTTGAAGATTCTTTTTTCATTTTCCCAGTAAGAAGATTTGATTATTCAATAAAAAATGAAAACCTATCAATTCCTAAAATATATCTTAATGATCATGGATTTTTGAATTTATTTAGTATTGAAGAGTTCGGAAAAAGAATAGAAAATATTGTTTATCTCGAACTGCTTAGAAAACAGCATATAAATCCCATTCAAAAAATAAATTATTGGAAATCAGCAGATAATAAAGAAGTTGATTTTATTGTTGGAGAAGGTAAAAACATAAAACAAGCAATTCAAGTATGTTATGATATAAACGATGAGAGAACAAAACAGAGGGAAATAACTTCATTAGTTCGTTGTTTAGAATATTTCAAATTAAAAGAGGGTTTGATAATAACAAGAAATACAAAATCTGAAGAAAAAGTGGATGGAAAAAAAATAAGAATAATACCAATTATTGAATGGCTTTTAATTAAGTAA
- a CDS encoding Fic family protein, translated as MRITKKIIKGKMYYYLEKTIRIEKPKTYSIYLGTKIPEERTEYEKKLINKIYLDLIGKKENLYLTKQELIDTEILFKRYLKRTSKLTKTQKNEKEEIDTINFVYTTLSTEGVPITRQDAKLAYKISEKKVKNIRDENLKVSLDMIKGLRKIKESKKGISKNLILELHSIIMGEYKDKFPGILRKKQIYIYLRDSERFEEIRYRPPEPKKIIKLLDELIIWYNSNVDKLNSIEFAAILHLKFYKIHPFTDGNKRISRLLLNKALIDNNKEILNISKNKEKYFDSLINCVENNDEKPFIRFLLSEFKEACKSFIP; from the coding sequence ATGAGAATCACAAAAAAAATAATAAAAGGTAAAATGTATTATTATTTGGAAAAAACTATTAGAATAGAAAAACCAAAAACATATTCTATTTATTTAGGAACTAAAATTCCGGAAGAAAGAACAGAATATGAAAAAAAACTAATCAATAAAATATATTTAGATTTAATTGGAAAAAAAGAAAATTTATATTTAACTAAACAAGAATTAATTGACACCGAAATTTTATTTAAACGATATTTAAAAAGAACTTCTAAATTGACAAAAACACAAAAAAATGAAAAAGAAGAAATAGATACAATAAATTTTGTTTATACCACTTTAAGCACAGAAGGAGTCCCAATAACAAGACAAGATGCAAAATTGGCATATAAAATATCTGAAAAAAAAGTAAAAAATATCAGAGATGAAAATTTAAAAGTTTCTTTAGATATGATAAAAGGTTTAAGAAAAATAAAAGAAAGTAAAAAAGGAATATCAAAAAATTTAATTTTAGAATTGCATTCAATAATCATGGGAGAATACAAAGACAAATTTCCAGGAATCCTAAGAAAAAAACAAATTTATATTTATTTAAGAGATTCAGAAAGATTTGAAGAAATAAGATATAGACCTCCAGAACCTAAAAAAATAATAAAGTTATTAGATGAGTTAATAATATGGTATAACTCAAATGTAGATAAATTAAATTCAATAGAATTTGCAGCAATACTTCATCTTAAATTTTATAAAATTCATCCATTTACAGATGGGAATAAAAGAATTTCACGTCTGTTGTTAAATAAAGCTTTAATTGATAATAATAAAGAGATTTTAAATATTTCAAAAAACAAAGAAAAATATTTTGACTCATTAATCAATTGTGTTGAAAATAATGATGAAAAACCATTTATTAGATTCTTATTAAGCGAATTTAAAGAAGCATGTAAATCATTTATTCCTTAG
- a CDS encoding YheC/YheD family protein has protein sequence MKSLLVLGKGDTTYSDRNRKRVITFAQNMGIDVKTADYHELDTVSDFKTDKINVMFFFPFTFWNNNCETPKDTKLYGTSKSSYTLFRDFFINIKTELEDKFGAKRLNFIIEPEKAAIDRDKLKTVEILRDYNIPTTETLEYYSIQDLIDRVSNTRAIFIKCRYGAEGKGITVMHRKKWVTNYKVEKGKLINYKLNGLWPFTDITGQKSLIYQLLEQDVIVELEILTPKIYNNKFDVRAYSIGNKAPHFFIRLNEPVKEITNFSQGGKVIHHPYTTLSEHTQFLIKKITLETANAIGLKFVGVDIMFDKKLTNPKVVELQAFTDFPSIIYFDLAEYMIKDEVGLLI, from the coding sequence ATGAAAAGTTTATTAGTTCTTGGAAAAGGAGATACGACCTATTCAGATAGGAATAGGAAAAGAGTTATTACTTTTGCACAAAATATGGGAATTGATGTTAAAACTGCAGATTATCATGAACTAGACACGGTTTCTGATTTTAAAACAGATAAAATAAATGTAATGTTTTTTTTCCCATTTACTTTTTGGAATAACAATTGTGAAACTCCGAAGGATACAAAACTCTACGGAACTTCTAAATCTTCATATACTTTATTTAGAGATTTTTTTATTAATATAAAAACAGAATTAGAGGATAAATTTGGAGCTAAAAGATTAAATTTTATTATTGAACCTGAAAAAGCAGCAATTGATAGAGATAAACTTAAAACAGTTGAAATTCTTAGAGATTATAATATTCCCACAACAGAAACGTTAGAATATTATTCTATACAGGATCTTATAGATAGAGTAAGTAATACAAGGGCGATTTTTATAAAATGTAGATATGGTGCTGAGGGAAAGGGGATTACAGTAATGCATCGTAAAAAATGGGTTACTAATTATAAAGTTGAAAAAGGTAAGTTGATTAATTATAAATTGAATGGTTTATGGCCTTTTACTGATATAACCGGACAAAAAAGTTTAATATATCAACTTCTTGAACAGGATGTAATTGTAGAATTGGAAATTTTAACTCCAAAAATATATAATAATAAATTTGATGTACGTGCGTATTCAATTGGAAATAAGGCCCCACATTTTTTTATTAGATTAAATGAACCGGTTAAAGAAATAACAAATTTTTCACAGGGTGGAAAAGTAATACACCACCCCTATACAACTTTATCTGAACATACCCAGTTTTTAATAAAAAAAATAACGTTAGAAACTGCTAACGCTATTGGATTAAAATTTGTGGGAGTAGACATAATGTTTGATAAAAAACTAACGAATCCTAAAGTTGTAGAGTTGCAAGCGTTTACAGATTTTCCATCTATAATATACTTTGATCTAGCGGAGTATATGATTAAAGATGAAGTGGGATTATTAATATAA